TGAGGACAAATGCTCCGGTCACTCCGAAGTTCTTTTTGTCTGCTGGAACAAGTTCAGTGGTTGAGCCTTGATAAACGAGGAAGTCGTAGATAATCCCCGAGGCACCGCACAACATGAAAACTTTCACTCGCCACGGATTTGATTTCCCTTTGATGTATTGTTTTATGTCTAGCTCTCTTTGAAAGGGATGATTTGCTCGTCGATGCAAAGATGCTCCTCTAAAGTCAGGGTTAGACATCATTCACGAAATGTGTCTAAAGTGCCTTGACCTTCCAGAGACGATCATTGTTGTTGTGGTTTCCGTTCACATAAAAAATGTGTAAGTAGTTTCTGAGCTTCTCGAACCGGTTTCGTGACATGTTCGCAGTTGAGAAAAGCTCAGTTTTGAGCGACGGCTTCCAGTACATGCGTAGCCGTGGGTAAGGAAAGACACCCATCGCTAGATGCAGTGAAACCAGCTTTCTGACTTCTTCGTTTGTTTCAACGGATTTTCCCTCTTGAGAAACAGAATACATGTTTCTTTTCTCGGCAAGATCAACAAACACACTCTTCGGCACGTACCGAGAAAAATACTCATACGGGGTCGGTAGACAAGCAAGATTATTCTCATTCTCGTCACCAGATGATTGAGGTTGATACGTGGCTGCTAGCTTACTGAAAGCTCTCCTGGGCCACGATTTGTCCTCCGGTGTTTCTTTCTCAACTTCTTCATCGCTGGAGGCAGCCGAGAGCTCCTGTAGTGCATCACACACATTGTCACAAAGGTCTTCAATAGCCTCAAACTTGTCATCCACGTCATCCTCAGCGTCTTCGACCTCCGACACGTCACCATGCTTTAGTGCAGCAAACATGACATCTGGATCCTCGAGAGGTAGATGTCTTAATCGAGGTCGCTTTGCCGTTGAATAAAACAATCCGGTTGGAATTTCGGCCTGTGCAATAAAAAACGTGAAGAAAGTAGACATTaccaaaaaaaaagttctgcCTTTGCATGcaacggaatcagggtgtagacgagccgtatgtaaaaatactgaaagatatctatagcggctccacagccaccgtagtcctccataaagcaagcaacaaaatcccaataaagaaaggcgtcaggcagggagatacgatgtctccaatgctattcacagcatgtttacaggaggtattcagagacctggattgggaagaattggggataaaagttaatggagagtaccttagtaacttccgattcgcagatgatattgccttgcttagtagctcaggggaccaattgcaatgcatgctcactgacctggagaggcaaagcagaagagtgggtctaaaaattaatctgtagaaaactaaagtaatgtttaacagtctcgaaagagaacagcaatttacaataggcagcgaggcactggaagtcgtaagggaatacacctacttggggcaggtagtgacggcggatccggatcatgagacggaaataattaggagaataagaatgggctggggtgcgtttggcaggcagtctcagatcatgaacagcaggttgccattatccctcaagagaatagtttataatagctgtatcttaccactactcacctacggggcagaaacctggaggcttacgaaaagagttctactcaaattgaggacgacgcaacgagctatggaaagaagaatgataggtgtaacgttaagggataagaaaagaggagattggttcagggaacaaacgcgagttaatgacatcttagttgaaatcaagaaaagaaatgggcatgggcaggacatgtaatgaggagggaagataaccgatggtcattaagggttacggactggatcccaacggaagggaagcgtagcagggggcggcagaaagttaggtgggcggatgaagtTTGCAGGaccggcgtggccacaattagtacatgaccggggttgttggagaaatatgggagaggcctttgccctgcagtgggcgtaaccaggctgatgatgatgatgatgatgatgatgatgatgatgatgcaacacGCGCCATGGTTTATAACCACTGAGGCCTGGTGTCCTATATATAGGACACACACTTCGTGGCGTGAAGTGACAAATGTACTAGCCAGAGAGAAAACATTGTGCAACTGTGGAAGCCTTGAGTGCCTTAGAAAATATATACAAAATTCTAATCACGAACACGCTCGTAGGTATGTAGTAAAAATCGACAAAATTGCGCTTACCACTGCAGCCGCCGTTGCCCGCATCCGCCATTTTGTTTTTTTACTATCGGCCTTACGAGGAGGAAGACGAAGGATAAAGTGATGTCTATGCTTATGGGGATGTCGTGGGAGTCATCTCAGTTCTTGTTTCAGATTCTTGAGCCGTTTAATCATGACTTGAAGCCGTTCTTCTTCGTGTCCTTTTTATAAGATACCAGGGCCGAAAGGGTTGCACCACAACTACTTTACTGTAGTTGTGGTGCACTGCACGTGAAAAGCATCAATAGCTGCTTGGAGACATTGTTCTGAACCTTGCCAGAAGGAACGCCAAGCACCTGGTAATGTAATATTCCACAAGTGAAAAAAGGCCGCTCCTAAGAATTTGGTTTCAGAAGCCTATAGACGTACTCCAGCGCCCACACCTGTACACCCGCACGGAACCTTCCTAAAATGACGCTCATGTTGTATGGATAAACATAATTTATTTTTCCCCACTGTACCGCCATTCGGCAAAACGTTCGAAACGTTCTAGACAGAAAAGTTTTCTTAACCGTCTTGTCTTCCTTTTGTCTGCACTCCTTTCATTACTCTATGCACTCTATATTGCACCTGCTTCTCCTTCCCGTCATGCCAACCCCTAAATGTAGCCATTCAGGTGTCAGTCTAAAGGCGACACTGCTGCGATGGACAGGGAGGTCTTGCGTCTTTTCTAATATTCCCCAAATCAACCACCGCTTATCTTTCCACGTCATTTACCGCAGGTTTCTTGTAAACTGGCAAATGTCATCATGCGTTTAAGCAATTGCTTTCGTTTTAATGCAGCGCATTACCTGTTTTGCAACGTTCACAAGGAAAGGCAACCAAATTCGCGGTGCGATGCGCTGTCTCCTGTAGGCGGAAGTTTTACCTGAGTAGCTCTGGCCTAAATATATGGGAGCCGTGATAATCGTTATGGTCGGCATCCACTGCAGGGAATTACATGAAGTTTGTTGcagttcaaaaaaagaaaggctagaaAAAGGCAGATCATAACGAGGCCATCAAAACGGTTTAGAATAAAATTTAAGGATCGCTAATTTTCAGGAAACTGAAGTATCAAATTCACAACTGGGTATAACACagggaaagcaaaaaaagaaggataTCAGAATTGTGCAAACTTCAGCCATCCAGAAAAATGAAGTAGACAAAAGGTACGTAATATACACTATCAAGTAATATATTATTGATGTGTTAGCCGACCGTTTACAAAACCGCCATAAACATCTTGGCAATTTCTGGTCAGCTCTAAGGTCGTATGTCATATTTGTTGCATTTATGCTTTCTAACAGATGAAATTCACATATCTGTTTAGAGAACTGTGGTAGAGATTAGTAAACCATCTGATTCATTTTCACTCAGGTTGCTGCTTTTTTGCGAACATTGTAAAAAAATTGTGGCCTTATACATTCGGTAGAATTTAGTTTTCCCTTTCACACTAACATGGTTAACTTGAATGGTATTAGCGGTCGTTTGATGAGGGCATTTGATTTTGCGCTAAATGTGTATCTGTATAGGAAAATCCGAGTTTTTGCCGAGGTAAGGCTTTCCGCTAAATCAAAGTAAAGACGCAAAAGCCAGCTGACCAGCCACCGCAACTGAACAGCGTATGCTTCAACAGCTACAGGGAGCAAAGGTCACGCAAGAGACGCGTCACGAGCTTTCACATTCTTGCGGCGGCATGACGGAAAGCACGACCTTCATGCTTGTTGACACTGCCTGCCCTCAAGAAATGTCGCAGAGCGCCGAGCACATGCCGTGAGCAGCCCATCGGATGGGGCAAGCACGCTGCACGACGTGCAAAAAATTAAATTTCCACAATGTGGGGAACTGTAACGACAGCACACTTGACACGTGCCCTTGCGACATTCGAGCGGTAGTGGTCCCGCTCACAATATAAAAGCTCGGCGCTGCAAGCAAGGCACCAGAGCAGAAGCCCGGCCTCGCATTCTTTACACTACACCAAAGCAACGGACGTTCCAGAGGGTACGACGTTAAGCACAGAGAAAAGTTAAAAATGTTATCCAAGGTAAGCAGATCGCATTTTTAGCGCGGATGGCCGATCTGGTGATTTGTGAATAGCATATTGACGTCCCCCCATGCCATAGCGCCTGTTTTAAAAGCGTCCGCAATGTATTTTTCATCATTGGTTTATTGGCATATCTATCTTCTATCGAAATTATTTCCCAAGCTTCGAAATAAGCTTTATTGGACACGATGCGTGCAAGGATTTTTCAAGGCGTGGCGGTTTGACAAGAGCGAGTAGGTTTTCCAGAACTACTGCAAGCTAAAGTTAatgtatatcttttttttttaagtggcgcTTTCTTTGCATTCTTGCAAAGCCAGTTCCCGAACCGTCGTGCGCTGGCTGTCTTGCCGAGTAGAGACAAGTCGGCTACCACGTTGCCCACGACGAAGAACCAGGCTACATACTACCGGTTATCCACTGTCGCGGCATTGTGTTTGTTGTGGCGTGGTGTGCGCGCAGTGCGGTAACATCGTGGGCCCGTGTGCACCGACGAGTGCGCTGAACGGTTCTTCCCGAAAGGTGAAACCGAGGAGCGTCATAAGTAGTGAAGGGTCGCTTGGATACGCACTCATCAGACAGCAGCGGAAGTGGACTCCGTTCTTTAGAAGTGTAAGCAACTAACACGACGAACACTTCGCACCGACCGAGTTCGGTCCGATACACTTTTGGTTTTACACTGTGCGATACACTTTGGATACACTGTGCGATACACTTTTGGTTTTGGCCTGCCGTGTCTGCGGCGTTGGAGCACCCCACGTGTAGGTTGAGCGACGCCCTTCCCAGTGAAAATGTGCCCAACTTCGTGGTGTGCTGTGCTTCCATATTGCCTATACTTAAGAAAAAAGAACGCCTTTCGCTGCAAACACCAACCTAATCTTCGCTGAAACTGCTGCCTAGAGTGCGTGATATCGACCTAATGTTTTCTTATATGCGGAACCGTTTGGTGGCATGATGTTTGAAATTTACCGCAGctttctgtgttgattatcgcaTTCACCTAAGCATCGCAGTAATGTCTCAATTGCACTCTTTGGAAGATTATGTGCCGGTAAACTGAATTCCTTGCTTCGTTTCCGCATGTATCGACACAGCTCCGACATTCTTTAGGTATAGTTTTCTAATGTAGCTCGCTGGAAATGATGCCATCtgcaccttattttttttttgcaggtaaaAGTTCTTCTCATTTGCTTCGTGGCCAAGGCGTGGGCACTCCAGCACCACTCAGCAGGGTACCAGGGCCCCGGCTATGGTGGCTACGgtggagacggtggatacggagGCTACGGCGGCTACAACGCTGCTATGGCTGGTGCACCTTACCAGGGATACGGCGCTTCCTCCTTTGTAGGTGACGCTTTCAGTAAAAATTCGCGCGTAGCTGTTTCCAAGCATTGCAGTGAGCGGAACTGACTCATGGTAAACATTAAGTATTCAAAACGAATTGCGGTGGCGGTTTCCACTTACGCCTTGTTTTCGTGCACTACATATCGCAAAATGCGAGTGCGACAAACGCTAATTCGGCAGCCTTTAATTTTGAAGTTTTATTTAGTATAGAAGCGAAGGCCGCGGGATGCTGCGTGGCAGCTGACCATGTAAACCAATTGAAGGCGCCATTTCTTTAAATATTGATAGCGCTACACCAACAGGTTATGCAGTGTCATTAAATgccacttaaaattttattgcgtCAATTATATCAATTCTGCATGTGTAAAGGAGGGTATAAACCAAGCTGTGATATTTTGCAATGCGGAAACCATGAAACTTGAAACATAAAATAGTCCCTAACGCACGAGAATTCTATTCACCTATGTCCTAGGGAGAAACAGATAGCCACACTTTCACGCAATGCTTCGAGAGGCGTTAACGCTTTAATTTCGCTGCCGCCCATCCCTGTTCGTTGTCTCCATTCCTGGCTTTTTCAgctgttcatttatttatttatttatttgggcaAAGCAAATACAAGGTTTGCccgcaaggtaaggcaaaaggagggcgtAATCCACCTAACTAAGGCCTTTACATCGGTGGAGCGGCAGAAGTAGCAGTTtagtaataaaataaaatacaacTAAGACAGAAAACATCACAACTATTTACAGCAAAGTTTTAACCACATTAAAAAGTATAAACTATTTGCAAAAGATcaagtaactaaataaataaatatagcactGCAAGAAATAAGAACGTTCTGTTAATAACAAAAGATATACATTCTGAGTATAACATTTATAACGTCGCTATTGACCTCAAACAACTTAAAACTCCACTGACATCCGTTAAACACGCTGTGATCAGAAAATAGCATGTCTTGTATTGCATGTTTAAATTTGTGAATTGTTCTGCAATTTATAGCTTCGTCAACAATGTTAGGGTACATATTACATAAACACATAGTTTCCGATTCAATCGCTTGCATGCCATATTTTGTCCTTGGGTTCTTTATTACTATTGAAGTGTGACGTAGGCTCTGTCCTGTGTCTCTACTCAGGTAACGATTTACAACTAGTTCGGTGTTGCTGGAGTTCTCTTTAAATAGCCGTATGCAGATCTTTCTTTTGTAAGAGTCTCTAAAATTGGGAATGTTGTAGCGCATCATTTATGTAGAAGATCATATGTATAGTTTTGAGAAGTTCAGCAACCGAACAGCTCGCCGTTGCAGTACTGCCAATTTTTCTACATCTGTTTTATAACCATTTCCCCATACCAAGAGGCAGTAGATAAGCTTCACAAGCAAAAACGAGTTTCGCAGAGAACAGTGACTAAGCTTTCTTTTGGAGGTAGGCGAAGCTCACTTGACGTAGCAGCAAAGTTTCAGTTGGAATTATTAATTACATAGGGGATCAGACTCCCCAAAATACTGTTTTAGTAAGATAGCACACTTTACTTCCCAGCCCCCTCAGCCGTACAGTTTTGGCTACGACACGGCGGATGAGTTCGGCAACCGGCAGTTCCGTAGCGAGCAGGGCGACGCCAACAACGTGAAGACTGGCTCGTATGGATACCGCGATGTGAACGGTCTCTTCCGTCGCGTCAACTACATCGCCGACGCCAACGGCTTCCGCGCCACAGTGGACACCAACGAGCCGGGCACGGCACCGGGAGCCAGCGCCGACGTCGTGTTCAACGCATCGCCAGTTGTCCCGCCGGTTCCTGGTGGTGCTCAGAACACATATGGTGGGGGCGCAGGAGCGCCCGGTTACAACGCTTACGCCGGATTCGGTGGTGACGGATACGGCCCCTCCAGTAGCGCAGCTGGAGCCTTCGGGTACGGCGGCTACGGGCGCAACGGCTACCCTCCAAATGGGCCGGCTATCAGTGGCCACGCCTACGGGGGTCACACGCCGCAAGGGTACGGTGCACTTGGTTATGCTCCAGGTGGATATGGGCCAGCTGGCTACGGTGGATTGGCTGCAGGTCACCAGCGCTTCCGCCGTCGCAGATAAATATGCTGCGCGATGCCTGGAAAGGAGTACGTGCGAGTGACCTTTGGTTTGACTGCAAATTTTTTATCCGAGATCTTTCCAGCTAAATGAGCCTCAATAAAGAAATTGCTCCTTCATTGTTCCTTGCGATGTTGATATGACTTCTCGAACAAGATCGTAATGAGGCAGTGGTTGTACTGCTTACGTGAGGGAATGTTTCGCGAGTTCTAGAAAGAGCTGTGGAAGCTACTGAAATCACAGCAGCTTCTGAAACATGCAGTATAACAAAAGTTAAATACTCATAAAATTTTAACTACGCCATCTCGAACACTATTCATAGCGTCAGTTCATAGTGGCCTTCCTGAGATGCGCCACGTGAATTAACCTTCCTCATTGAATGATGCATTCTTGCAATGCGTCCATTTGCGGAATGTAGCTGCTGCTACGGCATTAATCTCACAGTTCATGAAATCACTCATATCTACTTCGTCTACGCCCAACCTCAATGTTGCTTACATTCTGTTTAAAGGATCAGATCAGTTAGTTTTACTTTAACCCCTACATACTCCTTTGTGAAGAGACGATTGAGCGCGTGTTGTATTTTTGTGATGTCAATGACAATGAACGCGGCGTTCTTCAGTGGGTGTTAAACAGATTACATAACAGACCACCTTCAGAAATTGAGGttctcggaccatggccccaTGCGTCACAGGCTTATAAAGCGACGCGGAGACTGCTACATTTCATcaaagcgactggcctcagtgaccgttTATATGCGTCAAGGTATGGACATCCGCACATAATCACACCGATAACAcgttcttccctccctctcctttatttcttcccttaaaccccttcgcCTGTGCAGCGTAGCAAACCGCGCACGTTTCTGGTTGACTTCCCtacatttccttccttccttttcatcctcctcctccttacaTACTTACATACTGGCCTTCTTCGAATCCTGCCTGTCTGAGCAATGCTCCAAAACAAGGTTCCATGCTTCACGGCAACCTGTACTGATGGCCGTTGTTTGAAATATCCGCAGCGTTGCTAGAAGCGGGCGCTGCTTGAAACTGGCCCCACTAACTGTGTTCTCGTACAACAGACAAGTCTGTCCTAGGCTTGCGTCGAGAATAACTGGATGCCCTGTCGATGAAATTGAGCTCAACAAGAGATACAATATTATTACGTAGCATTATTTTAAACAAAGTGTATACGATCAGCATCCTTAGTAGGCTCTGGCGGCATAATTTCTCCTGCGGTAACACGGCACCAACCAGACCACAAACTTAACTTAGGGATGTATGTTTCGGCAGTCCTTGTCATTCTGCGAAATGCAAGGTTACCTctgtaacaaaaagaaaaaaatgttattttccTGATGCAGCGATACCACCTTATCCCTGATCTATAGCATTGCATGTTGCATTTGCGAATCGCATGTTGTCGAATATCTACAACACTGTTTACCCTAACAAACAAGGTTTTCAGGAAGCCACATCTTGTGAGACTCAACAAGCCAACCCTTAACTCTTTCGCTACCGTGTACAGAGAAATCGATGAACGTGATCGACACTTTCTACGTgttctttaactttttttgtgGAATTCTTCTACTAGAAACATCATCCACCGTCTTAAATGAAGAATGCACTTTAtctctttattttatttgaatGTTTTTGACAGATTTAATAGTCTGGGAACAATAGAAACCCTACTGCAGCTATCCACATAACTATCCTGCAGTGCTCCTAACACTTTTGCAATAAAAAGACGCAAGATTCACGCTTTGTTCGACTCGGCAACGTAACTTTTTAAATGATAGCAGCAGTGAAAATACAGAAGTTTGTCACAGGTTCTGAGTTTTCCGATCCGACGTCTAGGTGGAATTAGCGATACATCAAATAATGGTACACGCTCATGAGTGCCTCTATTTTGCTTGGGTGCGTGGCTCCTTCACTTCCGGATTGAATTCACATGTTAGTTccctgcgtgacattatcttgaaGCAACACTTACAGCAAGTCGTGACACAACCAACACGAGTTTGCGCTCAATCGACCACAATACTTGATGTTGTCCTTATAAAGCAGTCCATCGAGCAGTTCTCTAATTTGACAAAAGGATTCCTCATCATGAGCTAATGCCTTTTTCTTGCACGCTTGAGCCATGCCGAATGAATCGCTGCAACTTTGTTACTTTCAACAATTTCTCACGCACCCGGGATGAAAGCGCACTTGATTATTTGGACTTGCACCTTAGTAGCTTCAAAGCCATGACACAGTTAAGCCTTGAAACGAGAATCGAATTATTTGTATTTACTGCATCAATAAGGCCGTGCCTAGGAAGAATAAGCAAACATGTAAACCTACTCACTGGATGATGTGCAAAGGCACACCAAAAGGGAAGTCAAGCGCGTTAGACAAGGTTTTTTTTCGTTTCACAGTTGCTTACAATTATCCTGAGTATTATGAAAAAAGCAATAAGCTATAGTTTGCCTACAGCCTTGCTTCTCTGGTACTTACCGAAGTTAGCTaatacaaatatctaggcgttacAATAACCAATAACCTAAACGGGAAATTCCATATTTGTTACTTATACAACTCTGCTTTCCAGAAACTTTCCCTGTTGAGACACAAATTAAAACATGCTCCCGCTGAAACCCGACTAATTGCCTATACCCACCTCGTCCGTCCTAAACTGGAATATGCAGCTCTGATATGGTATCCCTAGACTAAGACTAACTATAATGCCCTAGAAATGATTCAGCGTAAAGGAGTAAGGCTTATTTTATCTTAATATTGCTTAACTAACTCCCCAGGCAAATTAACGGTCGAGCGTGATGTTGGGACGGGGCAATTAAGGAGGAAAACCCGCACATCTAAATTTCTTTTCTAATTATGAGGGTAAGTTCTGTTTTTTCCCAAAGCCTTACATACACCTATTAACGGCCCGTAGAACAAGCCATCGTCAGCCTGCGTCACTAAAACCTTACAGTGCCAGAACTACCGCTGTCAGGTATTTCTTCCCTCGCATAGTAACAGAGTGGAACTGTCTGCCCATTGAACAATTCACCAGCATTGACTCGATTGAACATATATCTAATTAGGTTGGCTGACTTCTTCATGCCTTCATATTTAAATAACCTGTTATTGAACCTGCTGCTTAATGAACCTGTTGCTGCTATTGTTGCTGTTGCTCTTGTAGTTCATTAATGACTTCTACTTTCGCACTAGTGAAGCCATCATGCATTAAATGATTTCGTTGTATCGTTCTTATATTGTAAAATTTTACCTTTCTAACGTGATTGCAGCAATAGTTTTTTCTTACTTCGCTTCTACACATAGGCATCAAGTTTTCAGTCtgccggggagggggggggaggagggatgGGGCGCAATTCCCTGCCTCtc
This Dermacentor albipictus isolate Rhodes 1998 colony chromosome 1, USDA_Dalb.pri_finalv2, whole genome shotgun sequence DNA region includes the following protein-coding sequences:
- the LOC135907951 gene encoding cuticle protein 64-like, which translates into the protein MLSKVKVLLICFVAKAWALQHHSAGYQGPGYGGYGGDGGYGGYGGYNAAMAGAPYQGYGASSFPPQPYSFGYDTADEFGNRQFRSEQGDANNVKTGSYGYRDVNGLFRRVNYIADANGFRATVDTNEPGTAPGASADVVFNASPVVPPVPGGAQNTYGGGAGAPGYNAYAGFGGDGYGPSSSAAGAFGYGGYGRNGYPPNGPAISGHAYGGHTPQGYGALGYAPGGYGPAGYGGLAAGHQRFRRRR